The sequence GGCACGGGCGCGGGCAAGGGCAGCGCCACCGCGGCCCTCAACCGGATCATCCGCCGCAAGCCCTCCGTCGGCGTGCGCGAGGTCCATGCGGTCAAGGGCGTCTCCTTCACCGCCTACCGCGGCGAGTCGATCGGCCTGATCGGCTCCAACGGCTCGGGCAAGTCGACGCTGCTCAAGGCGGTCGCCGGCCTGCTCCCCGCCGAGCGCGGTCATGTCTACACCCACGGCCAGCCCTCGCTGCTGGGCGTGAACGCGGCCCTGATGAACGACCTGACCGGCGAGAAGAACGTCATCCTCGGCGGCCTGGCCATGGGCATGTCCCGCGAGCAGGTCCGCGAGCGCTACGACGGCATCGTCGACTTCTCCGGCATCAACGAGAAGGGCGACTTCATCTCGCTGCCGATGCGGACGTACTCCTCCGGTATGGCCGCCCGCCTGCGCTTCTCCATCGCGGCGGCCAAGGACCACGACGTCCTGATGATCGACGAGGCGCTGGCCACCGGCGACCGCGCCTTCCAGAAGCGCTCCGAGGCCCGCATCCGCGAGCTGCGCAAGGAGGCCGGCACGGTCTTCCTGGTCAGCCACAACAACAAGTCCATCCGCGACACCTGTGACCGGGTGCTGTGGCTGGAGCGCGGTGAGCTCCTGATGGACGGCCCCACGGACGAAGTGATCAAGGCGTACGAGAAGGAGACGGGCAAATAGCCCGCACTCCGCACCGGCCGCTCCCGTAGACCTCCGCGAGTACGGCTCGCGGGGGTCTACGAGCGCGCAGGCGCCGGCGCCGTCCGGGGCGAGCGTTCACGGACGGTCAACTCCCGGCGCTCCGGGGAGAGTTGAACCGCCGCCGATGGCGACCTGATCGTTGTCGGGGGCTTCGGTACCCACTCGTACGGGGGCGAGGTGTACGGCGTAAGCTGTACGGGTGCCGAACAGCACAAGTGGTACAAAGTGATACAAGAGGCACAAGTCGGGCAATACTCACCTGAGCGGGCGAGGGTCGGCTCGTTCGCGGCGCGCCGTGACCTGCGGCGTGTCCGAAATGGGATGTTTTAGCTTGGCGGTGTAGAACGGGAGACGTGACGGCAATGGCTACTGGTTCGCTCCGGCTCCGAAACGCGCCGGGCAGCCCGCGGTGAGTGAAGGGGAGGCGTTGACGCGCACCGTCGTCCATCGGCGGGCGAAGGACACCGGCGGGCCGGCCGACGCACACTCACGCAGCACGCTCGAGAAGGCCGCGCACGAGAACTTCCCGGTGGCGCCGTTCTTCCTGCCGCGCGCCTGGCGGGCCGACCTGATGGCCGTCTACGGCTTCGCCCGCCTCGTCGACGACATCGGCGACGGCGATCTCGCCCCCGGCGGCGGGGATGCCGCACTCCTCGGCCTGGACCGCGCACAGACCGCGGACCGCCCCGCGATGCTGGACGCCCTCGAGGCGGATCTGCGCCGCGTCTTCAGCGACCGCGCCCCCGGCCCCCGCCATCCTCTGATGCGCCGCCTGGGCCCGACCGTCCGCCGCTGCGGTCTGACCCCCGAGCCCTTCCTCGGCCTGATCGAGGCCAACCGCCAGGACCAGATCGTCACCCGCTACGCCACCTACGACGATCTTCTCGCCTACTGCGAGCTGTCCGCCAACCCCGTCGGCCGGCTCGTCCTGGGCATCACCGGCACGGCAAGCCCCGAGCGCATCCGCCACTCCGACCGGATCTGCACCGCGCTCCAGATCGTCGAGCACCTCCAGGACGTGGCCGAGGACCTCGGCCGCGACCGCATCTACCTCCCCGCCGAGGACCTGAAACATTTCCGAGTCACGGAGGACGATCTGGCCGCCCGCAGCGGGGGCGCATCGGTGCGCGCGCTGATCGCCTTCGAGGCGGAACGCGCCCATGACCTGCTGAATGAAGGCGCCCCGCTGGTGGGTAGCGTCCACGGCAGACTCAAGCTGCTGCTGGCCGGTTTCGTCGCCGGCGGACGCGCCGCACTCCAGGCGGTCGCGGCCGCCGACCACGACGTACTCCCTGGACCGCCCAAACCGACCAAGCTCAGCCTGCTGCGCGAGGTGGGGGCGACATTGCGAAGAGAGGGGTGAGCCGCGTGGAGGCAACCGCACACGCATCCGCGCCGGTGCTCGCTGCGTACCGCTACTGCGAGACCGTCACCGGGCAGCAGGCACGGAACTTCGCCTACGGCATCCGGCTCCTGCCGACCGACCGGCGGCAGGCCATGTCGGCGCTCTACGCCTTCTCCCGCCGGGTCGACGACATCGGCGACGGCGGCCTGGAGACCGCCGCCAAGCAGCAGCGCCTGGAGGACACCCGGGCGCTGCTGGCCCGTGTCAAGGACGGCCGGATCTCCGAGGACGACACCGACCCGGTCGCCGTCGCCCTGGCCGACGCCGCCCGGCGCTTCCCCATCCCGCTCGACGCGCTGGACGAACTGATCGACGGGGTGCTCGCGGACGTCCGCGGCGAGACCTACGAGACCTGGGACGACCTGAAGGTGTACTGCCGCTGCGTCGCCGGGGGCATCGGCCGGCTCTCGCTCGGTGTGTTCGGCACGGTCCCCGGCGCGCCGGACGTCGAGCGCGCCCCCGAGTACGCCGATACGCTCGGGCTCGCCCTGCAACTCACCAACATCCTCAGGGACGTTCGCGAGGACGCGGCCAACGGCCGGACGTACCTCCCCGCCGAGGACCTCGCCAAATTCGGCTGCTCGGCAGGTTTCCACGGACCGGTCCCGCCGGCCGGTTCCGACTTCGCCGGCCTGGTGCACTTCGAGGTGGCCCGCGCCCGCGCCCTGTTCGCCGAGGGCTTCCAGCTGCTGCCCATGCTCGACCGGCGCAGCGGCGCCTGCGTGGCCGCGATGGCCGGCATCTACCACCGGCTGCTGACCCGCATCGCCGACGACCCCGAGGCGGTGCTGCGCGGCCGGGTCTCGCTGCCCGGCCGGGAGAAGGCGTTCGTCGCGGTGCGCGGACTGTCCGGACTCGACGCCCGCGCGATCGGCC is a genomic window of Streptomyces gilvosporeus containing:
- the hpnC gene encoding squalene synthase HpnC, which translates into the protein MTRTVVHRRAKDTGGPADAHSRSTLEKAAHENFPVAPFFLPRAWRADLMAVYGFARLVDDIGDGDLAPGGGDAALLGLDRAQTADRPAMLDALEADLRRVFSDRAPGPRHPLMRRLGPTVRRCGLTPEPFLGLIEANRQDQIVTRYATYDDLLAYCELSANPVGRLVLGITGTASPERIRHSDRICTALQIVEHLQDVAEDLGRDRIYLPAEDLKHFRVTEDDLAARSGGASVRALIAFEAERAHDLLNEGAPLVGSVHGRLKLLLAGFVAGGRAALQAVAAADHDVLPGPPKPTKLSLLREVGATLRREG
- a CDS encoding ABC transporter ATP-binding protein, translated to MEPTAAALERVPTVIADDLHIVYRVYGTGAGKGSATAALNRIIRRKPSVGVREVHAVKGVSFTAYRGESIGLIGSNGSGKSTLLKAVAGLLPAERGHVYTHGQPSLLGVNAALMNDLTGEKNVILGGLAMGMSREQVRERYDGIVDFSGINEKGDFISLPMRTYSSGMAARLRFSIAAAKDHDVLMIDEALATGDRAFQKRSEARIRELRKEAGTVFLVSHNNKSIRDTCDRVLWLERGELLMDGPTDEVIKAYEKETGK
- the hpnD gene encoding presqualene diphosphate synthase HpnD; the protein is MSRVEATAHASAPVLAAYRYCETVTGQQARNFAYGIRLLPTDRRQAMSALYAFSRRVDDIGDGGLETAAKQQRLEDTRALLARVKDGRISEDDTDPVAVALADAARRFPIPLDALDELIDGVLADVRGETYETWDDLKVYCRCVAGGIGRLSLGVFGTVPGAPDVERAPEYADTLGLALQLTNILRDVREDAANGRTYLPAEDLAKFGCSAGFHGPVPPAGSDFAGLVHFEVARARALFAEGFQLLPMLDRRSGACVAAMAGIYHRLLTRIADDPEAVLRGRVSLPGREKAFVAVRGLSGLDARAIGRRAAVRRRG